A genomic region of Branchiostoma lanceolatum isolate klBraLanc5 chromosome 4, klBraLanc5.hap2, whole genome shotgun sequence contains the following coding sequences:
- the LOC136432452 gene encoding 26S proteasome regulatory subunit 4 isoform X1, with translation MGQNQSGGAGGQGGEKKDDKDKKKRYEPPVPTRVGKRRKKGKGPDSANKLPAVTPHTRCRLKLLKLERIKDYMLMEEEFIRNQERLKPQDERVEEERSKVDDLRGSPMSVGSLEEIIDDNHAIVSTSVGSEHYVSILSFVDKDQLEPGCSVLMNHKVHAIVGVLGDDTDPMVTVMKLEKAPKESYADIGGLDPQIQEIKESVELPLTHPEYYEEMGIKPPKGVILYGAPGTGKTLLAKAVANQTSATFLRVVGSELIQKYLGDGPKLVRELFRVAEEHAPSIVFIDEIDAVGTKRYESNSGGEREIQRTMLELLNQLDGFDSRGDVKVIMATNRIETLDPALIRPGRIDRKIEFPLPDEKTKRRIFQIHTSRMTLAEDVNLEDFIMAKDDLSGADIKAICTEAGLMALRERRMKVTNEDFKKSKENVLYRKNEGTPEGLYL, from the exons ATG GGTCAAAACCAGTCAGGAGGTGCTGGTGGTCAAGGAGGGGAAAAGAAAGACGACAAG GACAAGAAGAAGCGTTATGAGCCGCCCGTCCCCACCAGGGTGGGGAAGCGCAGGAAGAAGGGCAAGGGGCCCGACTCTGCCAACAAACTTCCCGCAG TGACCCCCCACACGCGCTGTCGCCTGAAGCTGCTGAAGCTGGAGCGCATCAAGGACTACATGCTGATGGAGGAGGAGTTCATCAGGAACCAGGAGAGGCTCAAGCCTCAGGACGAGAGAGTGGAG GAGGAGCGTTCTAAGGTCGACGACCTGCGCGGCAGCCCCATGTCTGTGGGCTCGCTGGAGGAGATCATAGACGACAACCACGCCATCGTGTCCACGTCCGTGGGGTCGGAGCACTACGTCAGCATCCTGTCCTTCGTGGACAAGGATCAGCTGGAGCCGGGCTGCTCCGTACTCATGAACCACAAG GTGCATGCTATAGTGGGCGTGCTGGGCGATGACACAGACCCCATGGTGACAGTCATGAAGCTTGAAAAAGCCCCCAAGGAATCGTACGCAGACATAGGAGGCTTGGATCCGCAGATTCAGGAgatcaag GAGTCCGTAGAGCTGCCCCTGACTCACCCAGAGTACTATGAAGAGATGGGCATCAAACCTCCCAAGGGAGTCATCCTGTATGGCGCTCCTGGAACAG GTAAAACTCTCCTGGCCAAGGCAGTGGCCAACCAGACGTCGGCCACCTTCCTGAGAGTCGTTGGGTCGGAGTTGATCCAAAAATACCTCGGGGACGGACCCAAGCTGGTGCGCGAGCTGTTCAGAGTGGCGGAGGAACACGCCCCGTCCATCGTCTTCATCGACGAGATCGACGCGGTGGGGACGAAGCGATACGAGTCTAACTCCGGCGGAGAGCGCGAGATCCAGAGGACCATGCTGGAGCTGTTGAACCAGCTGGATGGGTTTGACTCACGAGGAGACGTGAAG GTAATTATGGCCACCAACCGAATAGAAACTCTGGACCCTGCATTGATCAGACCTG GTCGCATTGACCGTAAGATCGAGTTCCCACTACCAGACGAGAAGACGAAAAGAAGAATCTTCCAGATCCACACGAGTCGCATGACCCTGGCAGAAGACGTGAACCTCGAGGACTTCATCATGGCTAAAGACGACCTTTCAGGGGCTGATATCAAG GCCATCTGTACTGAGGCAGGACTGATGGCTCTACGAGAACGCAGAATGAAGGTCACCAACGAGGACTTCAAGAAATCCAAGGAGAACGTGCTGTACAGGAAGAACGAGGGGACACCGGAGGGGCTGTACTTGTAG
- the LOC136432452 gene encoding 26S proteasome regulatory subunit 4 isoform X2: protein MGQNQSGGAGGQGGEKKDDKDKKKRYEPPVPTRVGKRRKKGKGPDSANKLPAVTPHTRCRLKLLKLERIKDYMLMEEEFIRNQERLKPQDERVEEERSKVDDLRGSPMSVGSLEEIIDDNHAIVSTSVGSEHYVSILSFVDKDQLEPGCSVLMNHKVQAIVGVLGDDTDPMVSVMKLESAPSETYADIGGLDHQIMEIKESVELPLTHPEYYEEMGIKPPKGVILYGAPGTGKTLLAKAVANQTSATFLRVVGSELIQKYLGDGPKLVRELFRVAEEHAPSIVFIDEIDAVGTKRYESNSGGEREIQRTMLELLNQLDGFDSRGDVKVIMATNRIETLDPALIRPGRIDRKIEFPLPDEKTKRRIFQIHTSRMTLAEDVNLEDFIMAKDDLSGADIKAICTEAGLMALRERRMKVTNEDFKKSKENVLYRKNEGTPEGLYL from the exons ATG GGTCAAAACCAGTCAGGAGGTGCTGGTGGTCAAGGAGGGGAAAAGAAAGACGACAAG GACAAGAAGAAGCGTTATGAGCCGCCCGTCCCCACCAGGGTGGGGAAGCGCAGGAAGAAGGGCAAGGGGCCCGACTCTGCCAACAAACTTCCCGCAG TGACCCCCCACACGCGCTGTCGCCTGAAGCTGCTGAAGCTGGAGCGCATCAAGGACTACATGCTGATGGAGGAGGAGTTCATCAGGAACCAGGAGAGGCTCAAGCCTCAGGACGAGAGAGTGGAG GAGGAGCGTTCTAAGGTCGACGACCTGCGCGGCAGCCCCATGTCTGTGGGCTCGCTGGAGGAGATCATAGACGACAACCACGCCATCGTGTCCACGTCCGTGGGGTCGGAGCACTACGTCAGCATCCTGTCCTTCGTGGACAAGGATCAGCTGGAGCCGGGCTGCTCCGTACTCATGAACCACAAG GTGCAAGCCATAGTGGGGGTGTTGGGTGACGACACGGACCCCATGGTGTCCGTTATGAAGCTGGAGTCAGCGCCGTCTGAGACGTACGCCGACATTGGGGGTCTGGACCACCAGATCATGGAAATCAAG GAGTCCGTAGAGCTGCCCCTGACTCACCCAGAGTACTATGAAGAGATGGGCATCAAACCTCCCAAGGGAGTCATCCTGTATGGCGCTCCTGGAACAG GTAAAACTCTCCTGGCCAAGGCAGTGGCCAACCAGACGTCGGCCACCTTCCTGAGAGTCGTTGGGTCGGAGTTGATCCAAAAATACCTCGGGGACGGACCCAAGCTGGTGCGCGAGCTGTTCAGAGTGGCGGAGGAACACGCCCCGTCCATCGTCTTCATCGACGAGATCGACGCGGTGGGGACGAAGCGATACGAGTCTAACTCCGGCGGAGAGCGCGAGATCCAGAGGACCATGCTGGAGCTGTTGAACCAGCTGGATGGGTTTGACTCACGAGGAGACGTGAAG GTAATTATGGCCACCAACCGAATAGAAACTCTGGACCCTGCATTGATCAGACCTG GTCGCATTGACCGTAAGATCGAGTTCCCACTACCAGACGAGAAGACGAAAAGAAGAATCTTCCAGATCCACACGAGTCGCATGACCCTGGCAGAAGACGTGAACCTCGAGGACTTCATCATGGCTAAAGACGACCTTTCAGGGGCTGATATCAAG GCCATCTGTACTGAGGCAGGACTGATGGCTCTACGAGAACGCAGAATGAAGGTCACCAACGAGGACTTCAAGAAATCCAAGGAGAACGTGCTGTACAGGAAGAACGAGGGGACACCGGAGGGGCTGTACTTGTAG
- the LOC136432451 gene encoding kelch-like protein 24, with the protein MAAGQRSPASSDICYEPHAGALLQGLEGLRSNSLLVDVILCVAGKEIPCHRAVLAACSEYFHAMFCNGLRESKEHKVTIHEVSTSTLQLLVDYAYTSKVTITEDNAVKLMKAANFFQIQPVFKACMKFLSEGLCAENCISMLDLGGMLSPELEKRASLWAMNDFAAVSKTPEFLHLTKDQLIILISSDDLNATEEVVYETVMTWIDHDTRKRKKEMKELMELVRFPFMDKLYFIEKVETNNAVRKACPDIVTEARRYQLFPGEVQSPRTRPRRASGLKEAVVVIGGREMLHEEGLIFSKYSNSIMMTCSAEPSSTSWTPLTAMKQIEDSGFAVAVLGTSDIIVSAGMSSTKVWLYTVELDNWARLASMNVDRSCHQLAVVQGKVYAIGGRENNYGLALPVDSVEVYNRRLNKWTEGVALPQPRCGHAAAVLDGNIYVIGGIESREPTSTVYRFSPGDSHWQPQSDIPVECCNIPAAALNGNIYVAGLTRVYSFMPGENGGSWSEVATEGVHSAHGMTVFGGRIYICGGYYEDEPNKDTKVLCLDPETKSLNHVGNMPNGLNGHACVTVLI; encoded by the coding sequence ATGGCAGCAGGGCAGAGATCACCGGCATCATCCGACATCTGCTATGAACCACATGCAGGCGCCCTCTTGCAGGGCTTGGAGGGACTGCGGTCCAACAGCCTGCTGGTAGACGTTATCCTTTGCGTTGCTGGAAAAGAGATTCCGTGTCACCGCGCCGTCCTGGCCGCTTGCAGCGAATACTTTCACGCCATGTTCTGCAACGGGCTTCGTGAGAGCAAGGAGCACAAGGTGACCATTCACGAGGTCAGCACCAGCACCCTACAGCTTCTCGTTGACTACGCGTACACTTCAAAAGTCACCATCACGGAAGACAACGCTGTGAAGCTTATGAAAGCTGCCAACTTCTTTCAGATCCAACCTGTTTTCAAAGCATGTATGAAGTTCCTGTCTGAAGGTTTGTGTGCTGAAAACTGCATTAGTATGCTGGACCTTGGTGGCATGCTGTCCCCTGAGTTGGAGAAGAGGGCATCGCTGTGGGCCATGAATGACTTTGCAGCAGTCAGCAAAACACCCGAGTTTCTCCATCTGACTAAGGACCAGCTCATCATACTTATCTCATCGGACGACCTCAATGCCACAGAAGAAGTCGTGTATGAAACAGTGATGACATGGATCGACCATGACaccaggaagaggaagaaggagaTGAAAGAGCTGATGGAACTGGTCAGGTTCCCCTTCATGGACAAACTGTACTTTATTGAGAAGGTGGAGACCAACAACGCCGTACGCAAGGCTTGCCCGGATATCGTGACAGAAGCTCGCAGGTACCAGCTGTTCCCAGGAGAGGTCCAGTCACCCCGCACCCGTCCCCGCCGTGCCAGCGGTCTGAAGGAGGCAGTAGTGGTTATTGGAGGGAGGGAAATGCTACATGAAGAAGGATTGATTTTCTCAAAGTACTCAAACTCTATCATGATGACCTGCTCTGCCGAGCCATCAAGTACAAGTTGGACTCCTTTAACTGCTATGAAGCAGATTGAGGACTCTGGATTTGCCGTGGCTGTTCTGGGCACAAGTGACATCATTGTGTCTGCAGGCATGAGTTCGACCAAAGTGTGGCTATATACTGTAGAACTGGACAACTGGGCCAGACTTGCTTCAATGAACGTCGACCGGTCCTGTCACCAGCTAGCAGTGGTACAAGGTAAAGTGTACGCGATTGGTGGCAGAGAAAACAATTATGGATTAGCACTACCGGTAGATTCTGTAGAGGTCTACAACCGAAGACTTAACAAGTGGACTGAAGGTGTAGCACTCCCACAACCAAGATGCGGACATGCTGCTGCAGTGTTGGACGGCAACATATACGTGATTGGAGGTATTGAAAGTAGGGAACCAACATCCACAGTGTATCGTTTCAGCCCGGGAGACAGTCATTGGCAGCCACAGAGTGACATACCTGTAGAATGTTGTAACATCCCAGCTGCAGCTCTCAATGGTAACATCTACGTCGCTGGACTCACAAGGGTTTATAGTTTCATGCCTGGTGAAAACGGGGGTTCCTGGAGTGAGGTAGCGACTGAAGGTGTTCACAGCGCGCATGGGATGACTGTCTTTGGAGGAAGGATCTACATCTGTGGAGGCTATTATGAGGATGAGCCCAATAAAGACACAAAAGTCTTGTGCCTTGATCCAGAGACTAAGTCACTTAATCATGTGGGAAACATGCCAAACGGTCTTAACGGCCATGCTTGTGTTACTGTACTGATATGA